GCCCTTGCAATGGACGCATTGCACGCGCCTGGCCAGCGAGCCGCGATGCTCGGTGATGAGAGAGGCATGGTCCATGCCGTATTCGAGCGCCACCAGCATCGCCTGGCCGATGAAGCCTTCCGTGCCCGATATGTAAAGCCGGGTGCCCATATGGGCGGTGGCGAGCGAACCCTTCAATCGGAAAAGCAGCGTCGCGATTGTCGGCGCCGTGAAGAACATGTCGGCGCCAAGATGGCGGAGTGCTTCGTCCAGGCCGGACCCTTGAGAGCCACGGGCGACATAGAGGATTTCGCTGCGGGAAAGAGCAGCCTCGTCAAGGGCTGCACGCTGGTCGAGGAGAGCCTTGGCGCCCTCCCCTTCAAGCGCGAAAACGTGCCGCCGGGCGGTCGGCTGGATGGTCAGGCCCTTGTAGACTGGTCGGCTCTTGATGCCTGCAACGAGCATTCGCGTGCTCCTTAACCTACGGCAATCCTCTTTTTCTTCTCCGGATCGTCGAAGGGAAGCGTGTGGGCGGTGGCGCTTGCCTTGACGGTCTTGCCGCGCACTTCGAGTTTCGCCCCGTGCACCGCCTTGTCAACGTCGAGACGGGCAATCGCCATGGATTTCTTCGTCAGCGCCGAATAGCTCGGGCAGGTGATGACGCCGACTTTCTTTCCATCGGCAAAGACCTCGTCGCCGAGATCGGCCGGGCCGTCGGCATCGATCAGCATGCCGAAGATCTTGAAGCGTTCCTTGCCCTTCAGGCGCGCATGCTCCTCGGCGCCGCGGAAGCCGGTCTTGCCGGGGCTGACGGTGAAGTCGAGGCCGAGTTCCCAGAGGCTGTCGCCGGGCGGCTGGTCTGCGAACGGGTACATCTGCGAATTGTCGTAGGGGTAGAACAGCAGGTAGCTTTCGACGCGCAGCATGTCGAGAACCGAAAAGCAGCAGGGGATGATGCCCATCTCCTTGCCTTCTTCGACGATCCGGTCCCAGACCATGACGGCGTCCTGGCCGCGCACGAAGATCTCGTAGCCGCGCTCGCCGGTATAGCCGGTGCGCGAGATCATCACGGGCGCGCCGAACAGCGTCGTCTGCATGTGGTGGAAATATTTGAGGTCGCGAATGCTGGGCACATATTTGGCGAGGTAATCAACGGCAAGCGGACCCTGCAGCGACAGGTCGTGCAGGTCGTCGTCGAAGAGCACCGCGCAATTGCGGCCGGCCGCCTGTTTGACGACCTCCTCGTGGCCGGAGCCGGAACCATGTACCAGCATCCACGAATTCGGGCCGGTGCGATAGACGATGCAATCGTCGGTGAAGTGGCCGCGCTCATTCAGCATGGTTGCATAGACCGAGCGGCCGGGATAGATCTTCGTCAGGTCGCGGGTGGTGATGTAGTCGAGGACGGCGATGGCGTGCGGGCCGACCAGATGCACCTTCTTCAGGCCCGAGACATCCATGATGCCGGCTTTGGTGCGGACCGCGACATGCTCTTCCGACATGTCCTTGTCGTAGGTCCAGGCGGTTCCCATGCCGCTCCAGTCCTCAAGCTTCGATCCCAGAGCGCGATGCCGATCCGCCAAGGCGGAGAAACGCCATGATAAAGCCATTTCCGTTCCCTCTTATTTCCTCTACGGAATATTTATTTCCTGACTATATAAGTCTTTCGCGCCGTGGCAAGCCCGCCCAGCTGCATTCCAATCAAAACTTCGGTGGGGTCTGCCCGGCGGTGCGATGGGCGGCGATGACGGTATTGGCCATCAGCATGGCGATGGTCATCGGGCCGACGCCGCCGGGAACCGGGGTAATGGTGCTGGCGACTTCGCAGACTTCGCGGAAGGCGACGTCGCCGACCAGCCGGGTCTTGCCCTCGCCCTTGTCGGGAGCCGGTACGCGGTTGATGCCGACGTCGATAACAGTCGCACCCGGCTTGACCCAATCGGCCTTCACCATCTCCGGCCGGCCGACGGCGGCCACCAGGATATCGGCATTGCGGCAGACCTCGGCGAGGTTCTTGGTCCTGGAGTGAGCGATCGTCACCGTCGCATTGGCATTGAGCAGCAATTGCGCCATCGGCTTGCCGAACAGATTGGAGCGGCCGATGACGACGGCGTTGAGGCCGGAGAGATCCTCGCCATGGGTGCGGCGGACGAAGACCATGGCGCCGGCTGGGGTGCAGGAGACCAGCCCGGTCTTCAGGTCGCCGGTGGCAAGCTTGCCGGCATTGACGACACTCAATCCGTCGACATCCTTTTCCGGCAGGATCGACTGGATGATCGGTTCGCTGTCGAGCGGCTTCGGCAGCGGCAGCTGCACCAGAATACCGTGGATCGACGGATCGGCGTTGAGGGTGGCGACGAGGGCTGCCAGCTCCGCCTGGCGGGTGTCTGCCGGCAACGTGTGCTGGACCGATTTGAAACCGCATTCCCTGGCCATGCGGCTCTTGGAGCCGACATAGGCATGGCTTGCCGGATCGTCGCCGACGATGATGACCGCAAGACCGGCGGTGACGCCGCTTACCTTTTCCAGCGCCGCCGTCGCACTCTTTACCGTCGCGACTACGGATGCAGCAACAAGCTTGCCGTCGATGATCTCGACCATTTCTCAGCCCATGCGTTCGGATGCGTAGCTTCCGGGGCTTGCCGGGAAGACCACGGTGCGGTTGCCGTTGATGAAGGTGCGGTGATGGATATGGGCGTGGATGGCGCGCGCCAGCACCTGGCTTTCGACATCGCGGCCGATCGAGACATAGTCGTCGGGCGACTGCGCATGGGTGATGCGCGCCGTGTCCTGCTCGATGATCGGACCCTCGTCGAGATCGGCGGTAACGTAATGGGCCGTCGCCCCGATCAGCTTGACGCCGCGGCCATAGGCCTGCTTGTAAGGGTTGGCGCCCTTGAAGGACGGCAGGAAGGAGTGGTGGATGTTGATGATCTTGCCCGACATCTTCTGGCACATTTCGTCCGACAGGATCTGCATGTAGCGGGCAAGCACGATCAGCTCGGTGCCGGTCTGCTCGGCCACCTCCATGATCCGCGCCTCGGCCTGCACCTTGTTGGCCTTGGTGACGGGAATATGGTGGAAGGGAATGTCGTGATTGACGACGACCTTCTGGTAGTCGAAATGGTTGGAGACGACGCCGACGATGTCGATCGGCAGGGCGCCGATCTTCCAGCGGTAGAGCAGGTCGTTGAGACAATGGCCGAAGCGCGACACCATCAAGAGCACCTTCATGCGCTTCTCGCTGTCGTGGAATTCGTAGTCCATCTCGAAGGGTGCGGCGACGGCTGAAAAATCGGCGCTGATCTCGGCGCCCGACAGTCCCTCCTCGGAAATGAAGCTGACGCGCATGAAGAACTTGCCGGTATCGAGATCGTCGAACTGGCTGGAGTCGATGATGTTGCAGCCCTTCTCGGCCAGATAGCTCGAAATCGCCGCCACGATACCGCGTGTCGATTTGCAGGATACGGTGAGTACGAAGCTCTTCATGCCCCTTCGCCTTTCAGGTGGTGAGAATCCGGCCATGCCGAGTTCTCCAACCCGGCATGGCGGAAGACATCGGTCCGGCCGCTCAGATATCGAGCGTGCTGTCGCGTTCCCACTGGGTGAAATGCGAGCAGTAGGCATTCCATTCCCGGTGCTTGAGCTTGAGATAGGCGGAGGAAAACTCAGCCCCGATTGCCGCCTTCAAGCCTTCGTCGGCATCAAAGGCGCGCAGCGCATCGAGCAGGTTGAGCGGCAGGCGCGGCGCGTCCTTCACCAGGTGCCCCTCGGCATACATGTCGATATCGTAGTGCGGGCCGGGGTCTGCCTGGCTGCGGATGCCGTCGAGGCCAGCCGCGATGATGATCGCCTGCAAGAGGTATGGGTTGACCGCGCCGTCCGGCAGGCGCAGCTCGAAGCGTCCAGGTCCCGGCACGCGCACCATATGAGTGCGGTTGTTGCCCGTCCACGTCACGGTGTTCGGCGACCATGTCGCGCCCGAGGTCGTACGCGGCGCGTTGATGCGCTTGTAGGAATTGACCGTCGGATTGGTGATCGCAGCCAGCGCGGAGGCGTGCTTCATAATGCCGCCGAGGAAGGTTTTACCCTGAGCCGAGAGCCCGAAGGCCATTTCCTTGTCCGCGAAGGCGTTTACCCTGCCGTCGACGTCCCAGACCGAGATGTGGGCATGGCACCCATTTCCGGTCAGGCCCATGAAGGGCTTCGGCATGAAGGTGGCGCGAAGGCCGTGCTTTTCGGCGACCGACTTGACCATGAACTTGAAGAAAGAGTGCTTGTCCGCGGTCTTCAGGACATCGTCATATTCCCAGTTCATCTCGAACTGGCCGTTCGCATCCTCGTGGTCGTTCTGATAGGGCTTCCAGCCGAGCTCCAGCATGTAGTCGCAGATCTCGGCGATGACATCGTACCGACGCATCACGGCCTGCTGGTCATAGCAAGGCTTCTCGGCCGTATCGAACTGGTCTGAAATCACCGAGCCGTCTGTAGAGATGAGAAAGAACTCCGGCTCCACGCCGGTCTTTACCCGGAGCCCTTCCTTCGCAGCTTCAGCCACCAGTCGTTTCAGCACAACACGCGGCGCCTGTTCGACAGGCCGATCGTCCATGACGCAGTCGGCAGCGACCCATGCGACGTCTTTCTTCCAGGGCAACTGGATGACGGAGGAAGCATCGGGAACCGCGAACAGGTCAGGATGTGCGGGCGTCAGATCGAGCCAGGTTGCGAAGCCCGCAAAACCGGCGCCATCCTTCTGCATGTCGGCGATGGCTTCTGCCGGGACCAGCTTGGCGCGTTGACCGCCGAACAGGTCCGTATAGCTGATCATGAAATATTTGATGCCTTTGTCTCTGGCAAAAGCAGCAAGGTCCAGTGTCATTCTTGTTCCCCTTTGGATTTCTTGGAGACACTTTGGTTATGGATATGAAACGGCCGGGACGCTGCCCGGCCGGTAGAAATCAAAAGCCTCCCTTGCCGGGAATCCAGTTGGTGCCGGCAAGCGGCACCTGCGCCATGGCCGATGCCTCGATCGTCAGTGCGACGAGGTCTTCCGGCTCGAGATTGTGCAGGTGGTTCTTGCCGCAGGCCCGCGCGATGGTCTGGGCCTCGAGCGTCATGACCTTGAGGTAGTTGGCGAGGCGGCGGCCGGCCACAACCGGGTCAAGGCGTTTTGAAAGCTCCGGATCCTGAGTGGTGATGCCAGCCGGATCCTTGCCTTCATGCCAGTCGTCATAGGCGCCGGCCGTCGTGCCGAGCTTTTGATATTCCTCTTCCCAGTGCGGATCGTTGTCGCCGATGGCGACCAGCGCCGCCGTGCCGATCGCGACTGCGTCAGCGCCGAGCGCCAGCGCCTTCGCCACGTCGGCACCCGAGCGGATGCCGCCGGAAATGATGAGCTGCACCTTTCGGTGCATGCCGAGATCTTGCAGCGCCTGAACAGCAGGACGAATGCAGGCGAGCGTCGGCATGCCGACATTCTCGATGAAGACATCCTGCGTCGCCGCCGTGCCGCCCTGCATGCCGTCGAGCACGACGACATCGGCGCCCGCCTTCACGGCAAGAGCGGTGTCGTAATACGGGCGCGCGCCGCCGACCTTGACGTAGATCGGCTTTTCCCAATCGGTGATCTCGCGCAGCTCCATGATCTTGATTTCGAGATCGTCGGGCCCGGTCCAATCAGGATGGCGGCAGGCCGAGCGCTGATCGATGCCCTTCGGCAGATTGCGCATATTGGCGACGCGATCGGAGATCTTCTGGCCGAGCAGCATGCCGCCGCCGCCGGGCTTGGCGCCCTGGCCGACGACCACTTCGATCGCATCGGCGCGGCGCAAATCCCTAGGATTCATGCCGTAGCGCGACGGCAGATATTGGTAGACGAGCGTCTGCGAATGGCCGCGTTCCTCATCGGTCATGCCGCCGTCGCCCGTCGTGGTCGACGTGCCAGATATCGTCGCACCGCGGCCGAGTGCTTCCTTGGCATTGCCGGAAAGCGCGCCGAAGCTCATGCCGGCAATGGTGATCGGCGTCTTGAGCGTGATCGGTTTCTTGGCGAAACGTGAGCCGAGCACCACCGTGGTGTCGCACTTCTCGCGATAGCCTTCGAGCGGGTAGCGCGAGATGGAGGCGCCGAGAAACAGCAGGTCGTCGAAATGCGGGACCTTGCGCTTGGTGCCGGCGCCGCGGATGTCATAGATCCCGGTCGCGGCCGCGCGGCGGATTTCGGCGAGCGTATAGTCGTCGAACGTCGCGGACTTGCGGGGCGGGGTGTAAGGGTTGTGATAGCTCATGGGTGTCCCTCGCCTCAGTACGCGTCGGCGTTGTCGATGTTGAAACTGTAGAGTTTGCGCGCAGAACCGTAGCGTTTGAACTCTTCCGGCCTGACGCCCGTGACCCCAGCGCTCTCGAGCAGCTCGGCCAGCTTCTCCAGGTGTTCCGGCCGCATCTCTTTCTCGATGCAGTCGGAGCCGAGGCTCTTGACCTCGCCGCGGACGAACAGCTTGGCTTCGTAGAGCGAATCTCCCAGCGCGTCGCCGGCGTCGCCAAGGACGACGAGATGGCCGGACTGGCCCATGAAGGCCGACATGTGGCCGATGCTGCCATGAACGACGATGTCGATGCCCTTCATCGAGATGCCGCAGCGCGAGGCCGCATTGCCCTTGATGACGAGCAGGCCGCCTCGGCCCGTGGCGCCGGCATATTGGCTCGCGTCGCCCTCGATGACGACGGTGCCGGACATCATGTTTTCGGCGACGCCCGGGCCGGCCGAGCCATGAACGGTAACCCTGCCGCCATCATTCATGCCGGCGCAGTAATAGCCGACAGATCCTCGGACAGCGACCGTCACGGGGCTGTCGATACCAACGGCGACAGCATGGCTGCCGCGCGGGTTGATGACTTCGAATTCAGTGTCGTTGGCACCTTTGGAAAGGGCGTGCAGCGCGCTGTTCAGTTCGCGGAGAGGGGTGTTGGAAAGATCGAATGTCGGCATTTAATCCTCGTTGGTCGGGAGACGGCTGAGCCGCCTCCTGCTTTTCCGGCATCGCTCAGGCGGCCTTGTCGTGATCCCAGAAGTAGACGGTTGCCGGCTCCGGCTCCCAGACGCGGGCATTCTCAATGCCCGGAAGGTTGACCAGCGCGCGATATTCGGAACCGAAGGCGACATATTGCTCCGTCTCGGCCATGACGGCGGGCTTGCAGGCGATCGGATCGCGCACCACGCCGAAGCCGGACTTGGTGCCGACAACGAAGGTGAAGAAACCGTCGAGATCGTCCAGCGCCCCCGTCAGCGCCTGGCCGAGATCCTTGCCCTTGGCCATTTCGGCCGTCAGATAGGCGGCGGCGACTTCGGAATCATTCTGCGTCTCGAAGGTCATGCCTTCGCGGACCAGTTCGCGGCGCAGGTTGTTGTGGTTGGAGAGCGAGCCGTTGTGCACGAGGCACTGGTCGGCGCCGGTCGAGAACGGATGGGCGCCGAGCGTGGTGACGGCGGATTCGGTCGCCATGCGGGTATGGCCGATGCCATGGGTTCCGCTCATCGAGCGGACGCCGAACCGGGCAACGACGTCTTTCGGGAGGCCGATTTCTTTGTAGATTTCCACGCTTTCGCCCGAGCCCATGAGGCGGACTGCCGGGCGGATCCGTTCGAGCGCTTCGCGCACGTCTCCAAGCTTGGACGCATCCAGCTCGATGACCGCGTGCGTGCTCTTGATCCAAACGTGGGCTTTGATGCCCGCATTTTCGAGGTCGCCGGCTAGGCCTTCGAAGTCCACGCCCGGATTGCCGGACTGGATGGTGATTTTCGCCTTGCCCTCTGCAGAGCCGCCATAGATCGCAATACCGGCCGAGTCCGGTCCGCGATCCGTCATGGTTATCAGCATATCCGAAAGCAGGTTTCCGAGCTGAGGCTCAAGGCTCTTGTCCTTGAGGAACAATCCAACAATGCCGCACATAGCCTGTGCCTCCTTTCATGTTGAGAAAGGACTAGCAGGTCTATATCAGTACATCAACTGGGAGGAATAAACTTTTCTTCTAAGGCAAGTCAGCTCTTGGAGTTCTGCTGGGGATAGCTGATGATCGAGAGATATCTGCTGGGCAGCTTCATCAACTGCTCCGGCCCATGCGGCGCGTCGGCGTCGAAGAACAGGCTGTCGCCCGGCTGCATCTGGAAAAGCTGGTCGCCGTGCCGGTAGATGACCTCGCCTTCGAGCATATAGAGAAACTCCATTCCCTCGTGCTGGAAGGTTGGGAACGTGTCGGAATCGGCCGTCAGCGTGATGAGATAGGGCTCCACGATGACGCCGCTGGTATTGTTGTCGATATGGCCGAGCAGATTATATTGATGGCCGGCGCGCGTGCCGCGCCGTTCGAGCTCGACCCCCTGCCCCGCCTTGACGAAGACGGCATTGCGCGGTTCCTCAAATCGGCGGAAGAAGGCCGTCAGCGGCACGCCGAGCGCCCGCGACAGCGATTGCAGCGTCGTCAGCGACGGCGAAATATTGCCGTTCTCGATCTTCGATAGCATTCCGAGCGAAATGCCGGTCGCGGCCGCCAGATCGGTGACCGTGATGCCGAGTTTCTTGCGGTAGGCGCGCACCTCATGGCCGATCGCCATTTCGAGGTTGTTTTCTTTCGGCTCACGGACGGCATGCGGATCCTGCGAAAAAGGAGCGCGTCCGCCATGCGCCGGTTCCGGTTGCTTTTCCGCTTCATGTTTGGATTTCATGGATTTTCCGCTGTCGCCTTCTCTTTCGTTCGAAGGCAATCCTATCGTGGTAGTGAAATTTCCTCAACCTTGAAGAAAACTCAATCCCGACGCGCCTCACGCGGAGCCATGCCGTAAACGGCTCGGAACATGCGGGAAAAATGGCTCAAACTGGAAAACCCGGTGGCGACCGCGATTTCCGAGACGGAAAGCGGGCTCTGCTTCAGCAGGCGATGGGCATGCTGAAGCCTGATCCCATGATACTGGTCGAGAAAGGTCGTGCCGAGGTGAACCGCAAAGAGCCGGTCGAGATGGCGGGGGGTGACGCCGGCAATGCGCGCCATGGCGGCGCGGTCGAGCGGCATCTCGATCGTCTCTTCCATCCGCTCGAGAACGCTGAGCAGGCCGGGATGATGGGCGCCGTAACGCTCGGCGAGCGAGGCGCGCTGTGGGGCGGTGGGTTCGTTGACCTCTGTGTGAAGATACCAGTCGCTGACCCTGCGCGCGAAATCCGGTCCCATGCGTTCGGCGATCAGCACGTGCATCATATCGAGCGGCGCAATGCCGCCGCCGCAGGTAATGCGGTTGCCGTCGATCACGAAGCGGGCCTGGCGCGGCGTGAGATCCGGGAAAGCTTCGAGGAGGGTGGCCGCATGCTCCCAATGGATGGTGAAGTCGCGACCGCCAAGCAGACCGGCGGCGGCCATCAGATAGGGACCGCCCGATATGCCGCCGATCCTGACACCTTCGCGCGACAATTGCCTCAGGCATGCAAGCACGCCGGGATATCGCCAGTCGCGCGGTGAGCCGCCGGCGCAGACGAAAGCCGTGCCGAGGCCTGCCCCTCTGACGGGAAGAGGTTCGGCCGGAACGCTGACGCCGGAGGAGGAAAGCGCCGGCTCGCCGTCCGGTGAAAAGGTTGACAGCCGATAGATCTCGCGTCCGGCCAGAAGATTGGCTGCCCTGAGCGGCTCCGTCGCCGAGGCGTAAGACATCAGCGCGAATCCCGGGATCAGGATGAAGCCGATCTCCTGGGCATTTCTGCTATCGGGTCTGGTATCGGTTGCGGACATGTCTCTTTTCTAATCGCTAATGTCCCAATTGTGCAAGTCGATTGCGACTGTTCTGGCATCATGCACCTGTTCTTTTCGGGTTGACCCATGCGCTATTCCGCTCTTTCGATTTTCCTGAACGGCCTTCGCGGCAACAAAGGCTGGGCACCCGCCTGGCGCGATCCCGCGCCGAAGCCGCACTACGATGTCGTCATCGTCGGCGGCGGCGGTCATGGCCTTGCCACCGCCTACTATCTTGCCAAGGAGTTCGGCGTTACCAATGTCGCCGTCCTCGAAAAGGGCTATCTCGGCTCCGGCAATATCGGCAGGAATACGACGATCATTCGCTCGAACTACCTGCTGCCGGGCAATAATCCCTTCTACGAACTGTCGATGAAACTCTGGGAGGGGCTGGAGCAGGACTTCAATTTCAACGCCATGGTCTCGCAGCGCGGCGTCCTCAACCTCTTCCATTCGGACGCGCAGCGCGATGCCTATACCCGCCGCGGCAATGCTATGCGGCTGCACGGCGTCGACGCCGAGCTTCTCGACCGGCAGGCAGTGCGCAAAAAGTTGCCTTTCCTCGATTTCGACAATGCTCGTTTCCCGGTCATGGGCGGCCTGCTCCAACAGCGCGGCGGGACGGTGCGCCACGATGCGGTCGCATGGGGTTATGCCCGCGGCGCGGACAGCCGCGGCGTCGACATCATCACCCAGTGCGAGGTAACCGGCATCCGCACTGAAAACGGTGAGGTCACCGGTGTCGAAACCAGCAGGGGCTTCATCGGCTGCGGCAAGCTGGCGCTTGCGGCGGCCGGCAATTCCACCGTCGTCGCCGATATGGCCGGCCTTCGCCTCCCGATCGAAAGCCATGTGCTGCAGGCCTTCGTCTCCGAAGGGCTGAAACCCTTCATCGACAATGTCGTCACATTCGGCGCCGGACATTTCTACGTGTCCCAGTCCGACAAAGGCGGCCTCGTCTTCGGCGGCGATATCGACGGCTATAATTCCTATGCCCAGCGCGGCAATCTGGCGACCGTCGAACACGTCGCGGAGGCTGGGCTCGCAATGATCCCGTCGCTATCGCGCGTGCGCTACCTCCGCTCCTGGGGCGGCGTCATGGATATGAGCATGGACGGTTCGCCGATCATCGACCGCACCCATATCGACAATCTCTATCTCAACGCCGGCTGGTGTTATGGCGGCTTTAAAGCCACCCCCGCCTCCGGCTTCTGTTACGCCCATCTGATTGCCCGCAATACGCCGCACCAGACGGCCCGCGCCTTCCGGCTCGACCGTTTCGCGCGCGGCTATCAGATCGACGAAAAGGGCGTCGGCGCCCAGCCCAATCTGCACTGAGGACATTCGACGATGGCAAGCCTGATTTCCTGTCCCCATTGCGGCGTCCGGCCCAAGGAAGAGTTCTCGATCCGCGGCGATGCCGGGCTTGTCAGGCCGGCGCCGGATGCCGGTCAAGACGCCTGGTTCGACTACGTCTATCTCCGTGACAATCCGAGGGGCCGGCACAGCGAATACTGGCACCATTCCTCGGGATGCCGCCGCTGGCTGATCGTCGAACGCGATACCATCACCCATGCCGTCCATGACGTGCGGGATGCCGCGCTTTCCAAGCTTGGCGGAGAAATAGCATGACGAGCTTCCGTCTTTCCTCCGGCGGCCGCATCGACCGCGCCACTTCGCTCGGCTTCACCTTCGACGGCAAGGCACTCGCGGGCCATCCGGGCGACACGCTCGCCTCGGCGCTGCTTGCCAACGGTATCAAGCTCGTCGGCCGCAGCTTCAAGTATCACCGCCCACGCGGCATCCTGACGGCGGGCGCTGCCGAACCGAACGCGCTGGTGACGACAGGTGGCGGCGGGCGCACCGAACCGAACACGCGCGCCACGATGATCGAGCTTCATGAGGGGCTGACGGCGAAGAGCCAGAACCGCTGGCCTTCGCTCGGCTTCGATGTCGGCGCCGTTAACGGGCTGCTCTCGCCCTTCCTCAGCGCCGGCTTCTACTACAAAACCTTCATGTGGCCGGCGGCGCTGTGGGAAAAGCTCTACGAGCCGGTGATCCGCAAGGCGGCGGGTCTCGGGCGGGCCTCCTACGACGCTGATCCCGATTCCTATGAGAAATGCTGGGCGCATTGCGATCTGCTGGTGATCGGCGCCGGCCCTGCCGGTCTTGCCGCAGCGCTGACGGCCGGCCGTGCTGGGGCTCGTGTCATCCTCGCCGACGAGGGGACCGAACTCGGCGGCAGCCTACTTTCGGAAAGCGGTGCCATCGAAGGCGTGCTGGCGGGTAGCCTTCTCGGCGAGTTGCTTGCCGAACTCGAAAAGCTGGAAAATGTACGTCGCCTGCCGCGCACGACTGTTTTCGGCTGGTATGACGACAATGTTTTCGGCGCGGTTGAACGCGTGCAGAAGCATGTGGCGATGCCCGATCCGGATCGTCCGGTCGAACGGCTGTGGCGCATCGTCGCCCGCCAGGCGATCCTGGCGACGGGGGCGGAGGAGCGGCCGCTCGTCTTCGGCGGCAACGATATTCCCGGCGTGATGATGGCAGGCGCCATGCGCAGCTATCTGAATCGGCAGGCGGTCGCGCCGGGCCAAAGCACGGTGATCTTTACCACCAACGATACCGGCTATGACACCGCCGCCGATCTTGAAGCCGCCGGCCTTCAAGTTGCAGCGATCGTCGACAGCCGCGCCGATGGCGGCAAGAGTTGGCAGGGCCGCGCCGAGGTTCTGCGGGGCGCCCGGGTCATCGATGCAGAGGGGGGTAAGCGCCTGCGCGGCGTCAGCGTCCAGACCGCAGGCGGCATTCGCCGGATCGATGCGGATGCGCTCGCCATGTCGGGCGGCTGGAGCCCGGTCATCCATCTCGCCTGCCATCGTGGCGGCAAACCGCAATGGTCGGAGGAGGCCTCGGCATTTCTGGCGCCGGATGCACAGGAAGGCCTTGCCGTGGCGGGCGCGGCGGCCGGCCTTGCGCAAATCGCGACCTGCCTCGGCAATGGTGCGGCAAAGGCTGCCGCCGTGTTGCAGGCGATCGGTTTTGCCGCGAAACCGGCCTTTGCCTCAGTCACCGAGACGACCCAGACTGCAAAGCCGCTCTGGTCGATCAAAGGCTCGAAGGGCAAGGCTTTTGTCGATTATCAGAACGACGTGCACCTCAAGGATCTGGGCCTTGCGGTACGTGAAGGCTACGGCCATGTCGAGCTTGCCAAGCGCTACACCACATCAGGCATGGCGACCGACCAGGGCAAGCTTTCCAACATCAACGCCATCGGCATTCTCGCCGAGGCGCGCGGTGTGTCGCCCGCCGAGGTGGGAACGACGACCTTCCGGCCCTTCTATACGCCGGTTTCCTTCGGCGCTTTGACCGGGGCATCGCGCGGCAAACATTTTCAGCCGGCGCGCAAATCGCCGCTGCATGGCTGGGCTCAGAAGAATGGCGCCGTCTTCGTCGAAACCGGCCTTTGGTACCGCTCCTCCTGGTTCCCGCGCGCCGGCGAGACGACGTGGCGCGAAAGCGTCGACCGCGAGGTGCTGAA
The nucleotide sequence above comes from Rhizobium sp. Pop5. Encoded proteins:
- the purU gene encoding formyltetrahydrofolate deformylase, with amino-acid sequence MKSFVLTVSCKSTRGIVAAISSYLAEKGCNIIDSSQFDDLDTGKFFMRVSFISEEGLSGAEISADFSAVAAPFEMDYEFHDSEKRMKVLLMVSRFGHCLNDLLYRWKIGALPIDIVGVVSNHFDYQKVVVNHDIPFHHIPVTKANKVQAEARIMEVAEQTGTELIVLARYMQILSDEMCQKMSGKIINIHHSFLPSFKGANPYKQAYGRGVKLIGATAHYVTADLDEGPIIEQDTARITHAQSPDDYVSIGRDVESQVLARAIHAHIHHRTFINGNRTVVFPASPGSYASERMG
- a CDS encoding FMN-binding glutamate synthase family protein, which gives rise to MSYHNPYTPPRKSATFDDYTLAEIRRAAATGIYDIRGAGTKRKVPHFDDLLFLGASISRYPLEGYREKCDTTVVLGSRFAKKPITLKTPITIAGMSFGALSGNAKEALGRGATISGTSTTTGDGGMTDEERGHSQTLVYQYLPSRYGMNPRDLRRADAIEVVVGQGAKPGGGGMLLGQKISDRVANMRNLPKGIDQRSACRHPDWTGPDDLEIKIMELREITDWEKPIYVKVGGARPYYDTALAVKAGADVVVLDGMQGGTAATQDVFIENVGMPTLACIRPAVQALQDLGMHRKVQLIISGGIRSGADVAKALALGADAVAIGTAALVAIGDNDPHWEEEYQKLGTTAGAYDDWHEGKDPAGITTQDPELSKRLDPVVAGRRLANYLKVMTLEAQTIARACGKNHLHNLEPEDLVALTIEASAMAQVPLAGTNWIPGKGGF
- the glnT gene encoding type III glutamate--ammonia ligase, with translation MTLDLAAFARDKGIKYFMISYTDLFGGQRAKLVPAEAIADMQKDGAGFAGFATWLDLTPAHPDLFAVPDASSVIQLPWKKDVAWVAADCVMDDRPVEQAPRVVLKRLVAEAAKEGLRVKTGVEPEFFLISTDGSVISDQFDTAEKPCYDQQAVMRRYDVIAEICDYMLELGWKPYQNDHEDANGQFEMNWEYDDVLKTADKHSFFKFMVKSVAEKHGLRATFMPKPFMGLTGNGCHAHISVWDVDGRVNAFADKEMAFGLSAQGKTFLGGIMKHASALAAITNPTVNSYKRINAPRTTSGATWSPNTVTWTGNNRTHMVRVPGPGRFELRLPDGAVNPYLLQAIIIAAGLDGIRSQADPGPHYDIDMYAEGHLVKDAPRLPLNLLDALRAFDADEGLKAAIGAEFSSAYLKLKHREWNAYCSHFTQWERDSTLDI
- a CDS encoding dimethylamine monooxygenase subunit DmmA family protein, whose amino-acid sequence is MLVAGIKSRPVYKGLTIQPTARRHVFALEGEGAKALLDQRAALDEAALSRSEILYVARGSQGSGLDEALRHLGADMFFTAPTIATLLFRLKGSLATAHMGTRLYISGTEGFIGQAMLVALEYGMDHASLITEHRGSLARRVQCVHCKGITDDVTTSPFACSHCGLTLLVRDHYSRRLAAFQGVNIDAEDPGSAPEPEELFL
- a CDS encoding GXGXG domain-containing protein, which codes for MPTFDLSNTPLRELNSALHALSKGANDTEFEVINPRGSHAVAVGIDSPVTVAVRGSVGYYCAGMNDGGRVTVHGSAGPGVAENMMSGTVVIEGDASQYAGATGRGGLLVIKGNAASRCGISMKGIDIVVHGSIGHMSAFMGQSGHLVVLGDAGDALGDSLYEAKLFVRGEVKSLGSDCIEKEMRPEHLEKLAELLESAGVTGVRPEEFKRYGSARKLYSFNIDNADAY
- the folD gene encoding bifunctional methylenetetrahydrofolate dehydrogenase/methenyltetrahydrofolate cyclohydrolase FolD — translated: MVEIIDGKLVAASVVATVKSATAALEKVSGVTAGLAVIIVGDDPASHAYVGSKSRMARECGFKSVQHTLPADTRQAELAALVATLNADPSIHGILVQLPLPKPLDSEPIIQSILPEKDVDGLSVVNAGKLATGDLKTGLVSCTPAGAMVFVRRTHGEDLSGLNAVVIGRSNLFGKPMAQLLLNANATVTIAHSRTKNLAEVCRNADILVAAVGRPEMVKADWVKPGATVIDVGINRVPAPDKGEGKTRLVGDVAFREVCEVASTITPVPGGVGPMTIAMLMANTVIAAHRTAGQTPPKF
- a CDS encoding aminomethyltransferase family protein; the encoded protein is MALSWRFSALADRHRALGSKLEDWSGMGTAWTYDKDMSEEHVAVRTKAGIMDVSGLKKVHLVGPHAIAVLDYITTRDLTKIYPGRSVYATMLNERGHFTDDCIVYRTGPNSWMLVHGSGSGHEEVVKQAAGRNCAVLFDDDLHDLSLQGPLAVDYLAKYVPSIRDLKYFHHMQTTLFGAPVMISRTGYTGERGYEIFVRGQDAVMVWDRIVEEGKEMGIIPCCFSVLDMLRVESYLLFYPYDNSQMYPFADQPPGDSLWELGLDFTVSPGKTGFRGAEEHARLKGKERFKIFGMLIDADGPADLGDEVFADGKKVGVITCPSYSALTKKSMAIARLDVDKAVHGAKLEVRGKTVKASATAHTLPFDDPEKKKRIAVG